The Burkholderia ubonensis genome has a window encoding:
- a CDS encoding NADP-dependent oxidoreductase — MPQSNTANRRIVLNARPVGAPTANDFRVETADVPVPGAGQVLLRTIWLSLDPYMRGRMNDAPSYAPPVALGDVMVGGTVSQVVASNLPAYRAGDLVVDTGGWQDYALSDGAGLFPLGRDFAHPSYALGVLGMPGFTAYHGLLKIGEPKAGETVVVAAASGAVGAVVGQIAKLKGCRVVGIAGGADKCAYVTGTLGFDACVDHRDADFARKLADACPGGIDVYFENVGGAVFDAVLPLLNIDARVPVCGLIAHYNDAAYDDTAVSAGRDRVPALMGTILRKRIRMQGFIILDHYATGYAPFLKEMSEWVAQGKVKTLEDVVPDLAEAPQALIGLLAGKNFGKVVVRVGPDQLD, encoded by the coding sequence ATGCCGCAAAGCAACACAGCAAACCGCAGAATCGTCCTAAACGCGCGCCCGGTCGGCGCACCCACCGCGAATGACTTCCGTGTCGAAACCGCCGACGTGCCGGTGCCCGGCGCCGGCCAGGTCCTGCTGCGCACGATCTGGCTGTCGCTCGACCCGTACATGCGCGGCCGGATGAACGACGCGCCGTCCTATGCGCCGCCGGTGGCGCTCGGCGACGTGATGGTCGGCGGGACCGTCAGCCAGGTCGTGGCGTCGAACCTGCCGGCGTACCGCGCGGGCGATCTCGTCGTCGACACGGGTGGCTGGCAGGACTACGCGTTGTCGGACGGCGCCGGCCTGTTCCCGCTCGGCCGCGATTTCGCGCACCCGTCGTACGCGCTCGGCGTGCTCGGGATGCCGGGCTTCACCGCGTATCACGGGCTGCTGAAGATCGGCGAGCCGAAGGCCGGCGAAACCGTGGTGGTCGCGGCGGCGAGCGGCGCGGTCGGCGCCGTCGTCGGGCAGATCGCGAAGCTGAAGGGCTGCCGCGTGGTCGGCATCGCCGGCGGCGCGGACAAGTGCGCGTACGTGACCGGGACGCTCGGCTTCGACGCGTGCGTCGATCACCGCGACGCGGATTTTGCGCGCAAACTGGCGGACGCATGCCCGGGCGGCATCGACGTCTATTTCGAGAACGTCGGCGGCGCGGTGTTCGATGCGGTGCTGCCGCTGCTCAACATCGACGCGCGTGTGCCGGTGTGCGGGCTGATCGCGCATTACAACGACGCGGCATACGACGACACCGCCGTATCGGCCGGCCGCGATCGCGTGCCGGCGCTGATGGGGACGATCCTGCGCAAGCGCATCCGGATGCAGGGCTTCATCATCCTCGACCACTATGCGACCGGCTACGCCCCGTTCCTGAAGGAGATGAGCGAATGGGTCGCGCAGGGCAAGGTGAAGACGCTCGAGGACGTCGTCCCCGACCTCGCCGAAGCGCCGCAGGCGCTGATCGGCCTGCTCGCCGGCAAGAACTTCGGCAAGGTCGTCGTGCGCGTCGGCCCAGACCAGCTCGACTGA
- a CDS encoding (2Fe-2S)-binding protein codes for MVTLNINGESRTVDAPADMPLLWVLRDLVGLTGTKFGCGIAQCGACTVHLDGVAARACVLPVAAVGERRITTIEAIGATPAGRKVQQAWRELDVVQCGYCQSGQVMAAAALIASNPHPSDADIDAAMAGNICRCGTYNRVRAAIKQAAKEA; via the coding sequence ATGGTCACCCTCAATATCAACGGCGAAAGCCGCACGGTCGACGCGCCCGCCGACATGCCGCTGCTCTGGGTGCTGCGCGATCTCGTCGGCCTGACCGGCACGAAATTCGGCTGCGGCATCGCGCAGTGCGGCGCGTGCACCGTGCATCTCGACGGCGTCGCGGCGCGCGCGTGCGTGCTGCCGGTCGCGGCGGTCGGCGAGCGCAGGATCACGACGATCGAGGCGATCGGCGCGACGCCCGCCGGGCGCAAGGTGCAGCAGGCGTGGCGCGAGCTCGACGTCGTGCAGTGCGGCTATTGCCAGTCGGGCCAGGTGATGGCCGCCGCCGCGCTGATCGCGTCGAACCCGCACCCGAGCGACGCCGACATCGACGCCGCGATGGCCGGCAACATCTGCCGCTGCGGCACCTACAACCGGGTTCGCGCGGCGATCAAGCAGGCCGCGAAGGAGGCCTGA
- a CDS encoding putative quinol monooxygenase: MALHVIASLFVKPEHFQAAEAELRSMVAKTRVEPGNLRYDLFRQADGSPNLHLYEVYDDQAAFDAHLASPHFTQFRTKSADWFSAPPVIKVLAGLDVAD; this comes from the coding sequence ATGGCGCTACACGTGATTGCTTCATTGTTCGTGAAACCCGAACACTTCCAGGCTGCCGAGGCCGAATTGCGCAGCATGGTCGCGAAGACGCGGGTCGAGCCGGGCAACCTGCGCTACGACCTGTTCCGCCAGGCGGACGGTTCGCCGAACCTGCACCTGTACGAGGTCTACGACGACCAGGCCGCATTCGATGCGCACCTCGCCAGCCCGCACTTCACGCAGTTCCGGACGAAGTCGGCGGACTGGTTCTCGGCGCCGCCGGTCATCAAGGTGCTGGCCGGCCTCGACGTGGCCGACTGA
- a CDS encoding multidrug efflux RND transporter permease subunit, whose amino-acid sequence MPSFFIDRPVFAWIVALAIVVAGVLAIPQLPIAQYPRLAPPRVVITAAYPGASTETVDGDVGSIIEESLDGADGLQYYETSSDGHGNLEIDVTFAPGTDPDIALVDVNNRLKQVEPRLPQQVVQQGIGVFKAANTFLMLVTLTSTDGTRDSAQLGDYLNRYVLRELKRAPGVGSAQLWDADEALRVWLDPGKLREYDLGADDVIAAIGAQNATVTAGAIGDAPSVHGQQLTATIVVKGQLTTPEEFGRIVLKSKQDGSVVRVADVARVEIGRDDYSFYSRLNGRPAATVGIQLGPRGNALETSNAIRARLAALSKTLPPGVAIEIPFDGAHFVTIAIREVVLTLAEAVVLVFCVMWLFLRELRYTLVPTVVIPVTLMGAFVAMWAFGLSINVFTMFGLVLAIGILVDDAIVVVESVHRVMEEGVSPREATRRAMKRIGGAIVGVTAVLTAVFVPMAFFPGSVGGIYRQFAVSMIASMLVSSFMALSLTPALCANLLKPVGRREDGGRRVPRRGLGTRLADRFGVAFARAEAGYRRMTVSAVRRTGTVAGIYVVFVAVCGLLYWMMPGGFLPTEDQGQLQVMIQLPAGATQARTVAVVQRVEALLRAEPAVANVTSVIGWSFAGSGQNVGMAFVELKDWAQRDVDATTLRDRLNRRFGEILDGDVEATLPPSVPGIGHADGFTFRLEDRGGVGLDVLKAAREQLAARAKADPALASVHFEDLPDAPRIELDVDRAKAYALGVPFERIAGLLGGTFGSNYINDFPASGRMRRVIIEADPAARATDGELMALTVPNRTGDMVPLSAIAAPHWTVGPVMLNRYDGYPSLDISGRAAAHTSSGAAMAEMERLAAMLPAGIGYDWVDAARQERIAERQTPLLVGLSVLAVFMALAALYESWTIPLSVLTIVPLGIVGAVAAALARGMPNDVYFKVGMITVIGLSAKNAILIVQFARELGGRGVPLRQAVVEAAAARFRPIVMTSMAFLLGVVPLVLATGAGAESRRSIGTGAFGGVLAATVFGLVFAPVAFRVVASGGRRGRRVGVTKRDDRQAEAVRE is encoded by the coding sequence ATGCCGTCGTTCTTCATCGACCGCCCGGTATTTGCGTGGATCGTCGCGCTCGCGATCGTCGTCGCGGGCGTGCTGGCCATTCCGCAATTGCCGATCGCGCAGTATCCGCGCCTCGCGCCGCCGCGCGTCGTCATCACCGCGGCCTATCCGGGCGCGTCGACCGAGACGGTCGACGGCGACGTCGGCAGCATCATCGAGGAAAGCCTCGACGGCGCCGACGGCCTGCAGTACTACGAGACGAGCAGCGACGGTCACGGCAATCTCGAGATCGACGTGACGTTCGCGCCGGGCACCGATCCGGACATCGCGCTCGTCGACGTCAACAACCGGCTGAAGCAGGTCGAGCCGCGGCTGCCGCAGCAGGTCGTGCAGCAGGGCATCGGCGTGTTCAAGGCGGCCAACACGTTCCTGATGCTCGTCACGCTGACGTCGACCGACGGCACGCGCGACTCCGCGCAGCTCGGCGATTATCTGAACCGTTACGTGCTGCGCGAACTGAAGCGCGCGCCGGGCGTCGGCTCGGCCCAGCTGTGGGACGCCGACGAGGCGCTGCGGGTCTGGCTCGATCCGGGCAAGTTGCGCGAATACGACCTCGGCGCCGACGACGTGATCGCGGCCATCGGCGCACAGAACGCGACGGTGACGGCCGGCGCGATCGGCGATGCGCCGTCCGTGCACGGCCAGCAGCTGACGGCGACGATCGTCGTCAAGGGACAACTGACGACGCCGGAGGAGTTCGGCCGGATCGTGCTGAAGTCGAAGCAGGACGGTTCGGTGGTGCGCGTCGCCGACGTCGCCCGCGTCGAAATCGGCCGCGACGACTATTCGTTCTATTCCCGGCTGAACGGCCGTCCGGCGGCCACCGTCGGCATCCAGCTCGGCCCGCGCGGCAACGCGCTCGAAACCTCCAACGCGATTCGTGCGCGGCTTGCCGCGCTGTCGAAGACGCTGCCGCCGGGCGTCGCGATCGAGATTCCGTTCGACGGCGCGCATTTCGTGACGATCGCCATCCGGGAAGTCGTGCTCACGCTCGCCGAGGCCGTCGTGCTGGTGTTCTGCGTGATGTGGCTGTTCCTGCGCGAGCTGCGCTACACGCTCGTGCCGACCGTCGTGATTCCGGTCACGCTGATGGGTGCGTTCGTCGCGATGTGGGCGTTCGGGCTGTCGATCAACGTGTTCACGATGTTCGGCCTCGTGCTGGCGATCGGCATTCTGGTCGACGACGCGATCGTCGTGGTCGAGAGCGTGCACCGCGTGATGGAGGAGGGCGTGTCGCCGCGCGAGGCGACGCGCCGTGCGATGAAGCGGATTGGCGGGGCGATCGTCGGCGTGACGGCGGTACTGACGGCCGTGTTCGTGCCGATGGCATTCTTTCCGGGCAGCGTCGGCGGCATTTACCGGCAGTTCGCGGTGTCGATGATCGCGTCGATGCTCGTGTCGTCGTTCATGGCGCTGTCGCTCACGCCGGCGCTGTGCGCGAATCTGCTGAAACCGGTCGGCCGTCGCGAAGACGGGGGCCGCCGCGTGCCGCGACGCGGCCTCGGCACGCGGCTGGCCGACCGCTTCGGCGTCGCATTCGCTCGCGCGGAGGCCGGCTATCGGCGCATGACCGTGTCGGCGGTGCGCCGCACGGGCACGGTCGCGGGCATCTACGTCGTATTCGTGGCCGTGTGCGGACTGCTGTACTGGATGATGCCGGGCGGTTTCCTGCCGACCGAGGACCAGGGGCAACTGCAGGTGATGATCCAGTTGCCGGCCGGCGCCACGCAGGCGCGCACGGTCGCGGTCGTGCAGCGCGTCGAGGCGCTCCTGCGGGCGGAGCCGGCCGTCGCGAACGTGACGAGCGTGATCGGCTGGAGTTTTGCCGGCAGCGGGCAGAACGTCGGGATGGCGTTCGTCGAACTGAAGGACTGGGCGCAGCGCGACGTCGATGCGACGACGCTGCGCGATCGTCTCAATCGGCGTTTCGGCGAGATTCTCGACGGCGACGTAGAAGCGACGCTGCCGCCATCGGTGCCCGGCATCGGTCACGCGGACGGCTTCACGTTCCGTCTCGAGGATCGTGGCGGGGTCGGGCTCGACGTGCTGAAGGCCGCTCGCGAGCAACTGGCAGCGCGCGCGAAGGCGGACCCGGCGCTCGCGTCCGTGCATTTCGAGGACTTGCCGGATGCGCCGCGAATCGAACTAGACGTCGACCGCGCGAAGGCGTATGCGCTCGGCGTGCCGTTCGAGCGCATCGCGGGCCTGCTCGGCGGCACGTTCGGCTCGAACTACATCAACGACTTTCCGGCATCGGGCCGGATGCGCCGCGTGATCATCGAGGCGGATCCGGCCGCGCGCGCGACCGACGGGGAGCTGATGGCGCTGACGGTGCCGAACCGGACGGGAGACATGGTGCCGCTGTCGGCCATCGCCGCGCCGCACTGGACGGTCGGGCCCGTGATGCTGAATCGCTACGACGGATACCCGTCGCTCGACATCAGCGGCCGGGCGGCGGCCCACACCAGTTCGGGCGCGGCGATGGCCGAGATGGAGCGGCTTGCCGCGATGCTGCCGGCCGGGATCGGCTACGACTGGGTCGACGCGGCGCGCCAGGAGCGGATCGCCGAACGACAGACGCCGCTGCTGGTCGGGTTGTCGGTGCTCGCGGTGTTCATGGCGCTTGCCGCGCTGTATGAAAGCTGGACGATTCCGCTGTCGGTGCTGACGATCGTGCCGCTCGGGATCGTCGGCGCGGTGGCGGCCGCGCTCGCGCGCGGAATGCCGAACGACGTCTACTTCAAGGTGGGGATGATTACGGTGATCGGCTTGTCGGCGAAGAATGCGATTCTGATCGTGCAGTTTGCGCGCGAACTGGGCGGGCGCGGCGTGCCGTTGCGGCAGGCGGTGGTCGAGGCCGCCGCCGCGCGGTTTCGGCCGATCGTGATGACGTCGATGGCGTTTCTGCTCGGCGTCGTGCCGTTGGTGCTGGCGACCGGCGCGGGTGCGGAAAGCCGGCGCTCGATCGGGACCGGCGCGTTTGGAGGCGTGCTCGCGGCGACGGTGTTCGGGCTGGTGTTCGCGCCGGTGGCGTTTCGGGTCGTGGCGTCGGGTGGTCGGCGTGGCCGGCGTGTGGGGGTGACGAAGCGGGACGACCGTCAGGCCGAGGCCGTTCGCGAGTGA
- a CDS encoding cytochrome c, protein MQNLSLNPVNRAVRMLGASLLALAALTPFAARAAPADSALVARGAYLAKAGDCVACHTAPHGAPFAGGLKMDTPMGAIYTTNITPDPDTGIGRYSEAHFARALRAGVAKDGHHLYPAMPYPSYAKLKDDDVKALYAYFMNGVEPVKQPNRASDIPWPLNLRWPLKLWNAVFLDTAAYADKPGKDAMWNRGAYLVQGLGHCGSCHTPRGVGFQEKALDEGGAAFLSGAPIDNWFASNLTGEHNTGLGRWSEADVAQFLKTGANRHATAFGSMVSVINHSTQALTDEDLTAMARYLKSLPAAGGNGAPPYRYDPKATQVALGRPASDPGAKVYNAYCLHCHGVDGRGYAPLLSPLAGNPNLLEQDAASLINVTLNGSETLVIDGVPSAYPMPAFSNVLTDRQIADVLTFMRAGWNNGAPAVQAADVAKLRKATQAAR, encoded by the coding sequence ATGCAAAATCTGTCTCTGAATCCCGTGAATCGTGCCGTGCGCATGCTCGGTGCGTCGCTGCTGGCGCTTGCCGCGCTGACGCCGTTCGCGGCGCGCGCCGCGCCGGCCGACAGCGCGCTCGTCGCGCGCGGCGCGTATCTGGCGAAGGCGGGCGACTGCGTGGCCTGCCACACCGCGCCGCACGGTGCGCCGTTCGCCGGCGGCCTGAAGATGGACACGCCGATGGGCGCGATCTACACGACCAACATCACGCCCGACCCGGACACGGGCATCGGCCGCTACTCGGAGGCGCACTTCGCACGCGCGCTGCGCGCGGGCGTCGCGAAGGACGGCCACCACCTGTATCCGGCGATGCCGTATCCGTCGTACGCGAAGCTGAAGGACGACGACGTGAAGGCGCTCTATGCGTATTTCATGAACGGCGTCGAGCCCGTGAAGCAGCCGAACCGCGCGTCCGACATCCCGTGGCCGCTGAACCTGCGCTGGCCGCTCAAGCTGTGGAACGCGGTGTTCCTCGACACGGCCGCCTATGCGGACAAGCCGGGCAAGGACGCGATGTGGAATCGCGGCGCGTATCTCGTGCAGGGGCTCGGACACTGCGGGTCGTGCCACACGCCGCGCGGCGTCGGGTTCCAGGAGAAGGCGCTCGACGAGGGCGGCGCGGCGTTCCTGTCGGGCGCGCCGATCGACAACTGGTTCGCGTCGAACCTGACGGGCGAGCACAACACGGGGCTCGGCCGCTGGAGCGAGGCGGACGTCGCGCAGTTCCTGAAGACCGGCGCGAACCGGCATGCGACCGCGTTCGGCTCGATGGTGAGCGTGATCAACCACAGCACGCAGGCGCTCACCGACGAGGACCTGACGGCGATGGCCCGCTACCTGAAGTCGCTGCCGGCGGCGGGCGGGAACGGCGCGCCGCCGTACCGCTACGACCCGAAGGCGACCCAGGTCGCGCTGGGCCGGCCGGCGAGCGATCCGGGCGCGAAGGTGTATAACGCTTACTGCCTGCATTGCCACGGCGTCGACGGACGCGGCTACGCGCCGCTGCTGTCGCCGCTCGCCGGCAATCCGAACCTGCTGGAGCAGGATGCGGCGTCGCTGATCAACGTGACGCTGAACGGCAGCGAGACGCTGGTGATCGACGGCGTGCCGTCCGCGTACCCGATGCCGGCGTTCTCGAACGTGCTGACCGACCGGCAGATCGCCGACGTGCTGACGTTCATGCGCGCCGGCTGGAAC
- a CDS encoding TetR/AcrR family transcriptional regulator, giving the protein MNASSGAEVRQHILNIAKPIMLHKGFSAVGLNEILAAAGIPKGSFYHYFGSKEAFGEALLEAYFDGYLDHLDNLLKHHEGTGAQRLMTYWGNWLHTQCADDLEGKCLAVKLGAEVADLSEAMRSVLRRGTGQIIERLAAGIETGLADGSLHGIDDPSHTAATLYELWLGATLLEKIHRNRKPLEHAMRETRRMLNLPPVTEEGTQV; this is encoded by the coding sequence ATGAATGCATCTTCAGGCGCGGAAGTCCGCCAGCACATCCTGAACATCGCGAAGCCGATCATGCTCCACAAGGGGTTTTCGGCGGTCGGTCTGAACGAGATTCTCGCCGCGGCGGGCATCCCGAAGGGCTCGTTCTATCATTATTTCGGCTCGAAAGAGGCGTTCGGGGAAGCGCTGCTCGAAGCGTACTTCGACGGCTATCTCGATCATCTCGACAATCTGCTCAAGCATCACGAAGGCACCGGCGCGCAGCGCCTGATGACGTATTGGGGCAACTGGCTACACACGCAGTGCGCGGACGATCTTGAAGGCAAGTGCCTCGCGGTGAAGCTCGGCGCCGAGGTGGCGGATCTGTCCGAAGCGATGCGTTCGGTCCTGCGGCGCGGCACCGGGCAGATCATCGAGCGGCTCGCGGCCGGCATCGAAACGGGGCTCGCCGACGGTTCGCTGCACGGGATCGACGATCCGTCTCACACCGCCGCGACGCTGTATGAGCTGTGGCTTGGCGCGACGCTGCTGGAGAAGATCCACCGCAACCGCAAGCCGCTCGAACACGCGATGCGCGAAACCCGACGGATGCTGAACCTGCCACCCGTCACGGAGGAGGGGACGCAGGTGTGA
- a CDS encoding xanthine dehydrogenase family protein molybdopterin-binding subunit: MSRGLIEAGQAGAGVSRRTFLKFGMTLGAAAGGGLLLGFSVPAAGGDARRSVIGGDANEAPRAGVFAPNAFVQIDRNGQVTLVMPKVEMGQGVYTSLPMLIAEELEVPLSNVTLDHAPPNEKLFFDPLLGGQLTGGSTSIRYAWEPMRRAGATARTLLVSAAAKQWGVDPAACRAENGEVQHPPSGRRASYGQLADAAAKLPVPKDVALKKPADFKLVGKPVKRLDSPEKVDGTAQFGLDVRLPGMLVAVIVNCPVFGGTVASVDDAAARQIRGVRRIVRADNAVAVVGDHTWAAKRGASALVVKWNEGAGAKVSTKDIAADHARAADSSKGAVARKDGDVDRAFANAKTRVDAVYEQPLLAHATMEPVNCTVHVRPDGCEIWVGTQVPTRALDAVQPITGFPREKIVVNNHLLGGGFGRRLEVDMVAQAVKIAKQVGAPVKVVWTREEDIQHDMYRPYYYDRISAGLDANGRPIAWRHRIVGSSILARFAPPAVKNGVDPDAVEVAAELPYDLPNQLVDYVRQEPRHVPTAFWRGVGPTRGTFVVESFIDELAAQAKTDPVQYRRALLGKSPRARNVLDVASKAAGWGTPLPTGQGRGVSVMHAFGSFFSIVVDVAVDDGDVQVKRVVCAVDCGMAVNPDTIDAQVQGGIIFGITGALYGEITIENGRVAQSNFTDYRMLRINETPPIDVHIVKSGEAPGGIGEPGTAALAAALTNAIFAATGKRVRKLPVGNQLKTA, translated from the coding sequence ATGTCGCGTGGACTGATCGAAGCAGGCCAGGCAGGCGCGGGCGTGTCGCGCCGCACGTTCCTCAAGTTCGGCATGACGCTCGGCGCGGCGGCGGGCGGCGGATTGCTGCTCGGCTTCAGCGTGCCGGCGGCGGGCGGCGACGCGCGCCGCTCGGTGATCGGCGGTGATGCGAACGAAGCGCCGCGCGCCGGCGTGTTCGCGCCGAATGCGTTCGTGCAGATCGACCGCAACGGGCAGGTCACGCTCGTGATGCCGAAGGTCGAGATGGGGCAGGGCGTCTACACGTCGCTGCCGATGCTGATCGCCGAGGAGCTGGAAGTGCCGCTGTCGAACGTGACGCTCGACCATGCGCCGCCCAACGAGAAGCTGTTCTTCGATCCGCTGCTCGGCGGCCAGCTCACCGGCGGCTCGACGTCGATCCGCTATGCGTGGGAGCCGATGCGCCGGGCGGGCGCGACCGCGCGCACGCTGCTCGTCAGCGCGGCGGCGAAACAGTGGGGCGTCGATCCGGCAGCCTGCCGCGCGGAGAACGGCGAGGTGCAGCACCCGCCGAGCGGACGGCGCGCGTCGTACGGCCAGCTCGCGGACGCCGCGGCGAAGCTGCCGGTGCCGAAGGACGTCGCGCTGAAAAAGCCCGCGGATTTCAAGCTGGTCGGCAAGCCGGTCAAGCGGCTCGATTCGCCGGAGAAGGTCGACGGCACCGCGCAGTTCGGGCTCGACGTGCGGCTGCCGGGCATGTTGGTTGCGGTGATCGTCAACTGCCCGGTGTTCGGCGGCACGGTCGCGAGCGTCGACGACGCGGCGGCCAGGCAGATCCGCGGCGTGCGCCGGATCGTGCGCGCGGACAACGCGGTCGCGGTGGTCGGCGACCACACGTGGGCGGCCAAGCGCGGCGCGTCGGCGCTCGTCGTGAAGTGGAACGAAGGCGCGGGCGCGAAGGTGTCGACGAAGGACATCGCCGCGGATCACGCGCGGGCGGCGGACAGCAGCAAGGGCGCGGTCGCGCGCAAGGACGGCGACGTCGACCGCGCGTTCGCGAACGCGAAGACGCGCGTCGACGCCGTCTACGAGCAGCCGTTGCTCGCGCACGCGACCATGGAGCCCGTCAACTGCACGGTGCACGTGCGCCCCGACGGCTGCGAGATCTGGGTCGGCACCCAGGTGCCGACGCGCGCGCTCGACGCCGTGCAGCCGATCACCGGCTTCCCGCGCGAGAAGATCGTCGTGAACAACCATCTGCTCGGCGGCGGCTTCGGCCGCCGGCTCGAAGTCGACATGGTCGCGCAGGCGGTGAAGATCGCGAAGCAGGTGGGCGCGCCCGTGAAGGTCGTGTGGACCCGCGAGGAAGACATCCAGCACGACATGTACCGGCCGTACTACTACGACCGGATCTCGGCCGGCCTCGACGCGAACGGCCGGCCGATCGCGTGGCGGCACCGGATCGTCGGCTCGTCGATCCTCGCGCGCTTCGCGCCGCCCGCGGTGAAGAACGGCGTCGATCCGGACGCGGTCGAGGTCGCGGCCGAGCTGCCGTACGACCTGCCGAACCAGCTCGTCGACTACGTGCGGCAGGAGCCGCGCCACGTGCCGACGGCGTTCTGGCGCGGCGTCGGGCCGACGCGCGGCACGTTCGTCGTCGAGAGCTTCATCGACGAGCTCGCCGCGCAGGCCAAGACCGACCCGGTGCAGTATCGCCGCGCGCTGCTCGGCAAGTCGCCGCGCGCACGCAACGTGCTCGACGTCGCGTCGAAGGCCGCGGGCTGGGGCACGCCGCTGCCGACGGGCCAGGGGCGCGGCGTGTCGGTGATGCACGCGTTCGGCAGCTTCTTCTCGATCGTCGTGGATGTCGCGGTGGACGACGGCGACGTGCAGGTCAAGCGCGTCGTGTGCGCGGTCGACTGCGGGATGGCCGTGAATCCGGACACGATCGACGCGCAGGTGCAGGGCGGGATCATCTTCGGGATCACGGGCGCGCTGTACGGCGAGATCACGATCGAGAACGGCCGCGTCGCGCAGAGCAACTTCACCGACTACCGGATGCTGCGGATCAACGAGACGCCGCCGATCGACGTGCACATCGTGAAAAGCGGCGAAGCGCCGGGCGGGATCGGCGAGCCCGGCACCGCGGCGCTCGCGGCCGCGCTGACGAACGCGATCTTCGCCGCGACCGGCAAGCGCGTGCGCAAGCTGCCGGTCGGCAACCAGCTGAAGACGGCTTGA